In one Hippocampus zosterae strain Florida chromosome 10, ASM2543408v3, whole genome shotgun sequence genomic region, the following are encoded:
- the LOC127608404 gene encoding somatostatin-1-like: MKTCGSWSRCLLALLLAACAPPSAALTRANPGRGAAPASYKQERPGPSPAEALLWDLLQMADEVADEDEWRNGAEERAAAAAPPGSVGPRERKAGCKNFFWKTFTSC, from the exons ATGAAGACGTGCGGGTCCTGGTCGCGGTGCCTGCTGGCGCTCCTGCTGGCCGCCTGCGCCCCCCCCTCGGCCGCGCTGACCCGCGCCAACCCCGGACGCGGCGCCGCGCCGGCCTCCTACAAGCAG GAGCGTCCGGGCCCGTCCCCGGCGGAGGCGCTCCTCTGGGACCTCCTGCAGATGGCCGACGAGGTGGCGGACGAAGACGAGTGGCGAAACGGCGCCGAGGAGcgcgcggcggcggcagcgccgCCCGGGTCCGTCGGCCCTCGGGAGCGCAAAGCGGGATGCAAGAACTTCTTCTGGAAGACCTTCACGTCCTGCTGA
- the LOC127609325 gene encoding somatostatin-2-like: MRAGERCPLAFVLCLLACSPAVSSQPDARRDLDWDRDPQPELDTRAHRAPQEAARGAGDPSQEWGERALEELLARMAPAEGQSRGAGRLPSARATAERSAEPPNELPPRERKAGCKNFYWKGFTSC; the protein is encoded by the exons ATGCGCGCAGGCGAGCGTTGCCCGCTGGCGTTTGTCCTGTGCTTGCTGGCGTGCAGCCCGGCTGTCTCCTCGCAGCCCGACGCCCGCCGGGACCTGGACTGGGACCGGGATCCGCAGCCGGAGCTGGACACGCGCGCCCACCGCGCTCCGCAAGAGGCGGCTCGAGGCGCCGGCGACCCGTCTCAG GAGTGGGGCGAGCGAGCGCTGGAGGAGCTGCTGGCACGGATGGCGCCGGCCGAGGGCCAGAGCCGAGGCGCCGGCCGTCTCCCCTCGGCCCGGGCGACGGCCGAGCGCTCGGCCGAGCCGCCCAACGAGCTGCCGCCCCGCGAGCGCAAGGCCGGATGCAAGAACTTCTACTGGAAGGGCTTCACTTCCTGCTAG